From the Heliangelus exortis chromosome 14, bHelExo1.hap1, whole genome shotgun sequence genome, one window contains:
- the F8 gene encoding coagulation factor VIII isoform X7 has translation MVDLLHPMILHGIKTQGARQKFSSLYISQFVVFYSLDGQRWRKYKGNATSTQMLFFANVDANGVKENHFNPPVIAQYIRINPTHYSIRSTLRMELIGCDLNSCSMPLGMENRSIPDQRISASSYSTNVIFSWSPSQARLNLQGRTNAWRPKSDSPSEWLQVDFEVTKKVTAIITQGAKAVFTHMFVKEFAVSSSQNGIHWSPVLQDVKEKIFKANQDPTNTVMNTLEPPLFARYVRIHPRQWHNHIALRMEFLGCNTQQEH, from the exons GTCGATCTTTTGCATCCCATGATTCTTCATGGCATAAAAACCCAAGGGGCCCGACAAAAATTCTCCAGCCTCTACATCTCCCAGTTTGTTGTCTTCTACAGCCTGGATGGGCAAAGATGGAGGAAATACAAGGGGAATGCCACCAGCACACAAATG CTGTTCTTTGCAAATGTGGATGCAAATGGAGTTAAAGAAAACCACTTCAACCCTCCAGTCATAGCCCAGTACATCCGCATCAACCCCACTCACTACAGCATCCGGTCCACGCTGCGCATGGAGCTCATCGGCTGCGATCTGAACA GCTGCTCCATGCCCCTAGGAATGGAGAACAGAAGCATCCCTGACCAGCGCATCTCTGCATCCTCCTACAGCACCAACGTCATCTTCAGCTGGTCACCCTCCCAGGCCCGCCTGAACCTGCAGGGGAGGACCAATGCATGGAGGCCAAAG AGTGACAGCCCCAGCGAGTGGTTGCAGGTGGACTTTGAAGTAACCAAGAAGGTGACTGCAATTATAACCCAGGGTGCCAAAGCTGTCTTCACCCACATGTTTGTGAAAGAGTTTGCTGTCTCCAGCAGCCAGAATGGCATACACTGGAGCCCAGTCCTGCAGGATGTCAAGGAAAAG aTTTTCAAGGCAAACCAAGACCCCACTAACACAGTGATGAATACTCTGGAGCCCCCCCTCTTTGCCCGCTATGTGAGGATACACCCCCGCCAGTGGCACAACCACATTGCCCTGCGGATGGAGTTCCTTGGCTGCAACACTCAGCAGGAGCACTGA